In candidate division WOR-3 bacterium, the DNA window GTCAGGCTTCACCGTGTCGGCCACCCCGATGACGCCGAGCGGCTTGCCGCCGGCAGCAACGTAGAGCGCAGTCCGCGACCGCTTCCTGAGTTCGGCCGCGGCCTGTTCGAGCGTCTGGCAGTCCACTCCGCACTCGGCGAGCAGAAGTTCCTTGCCGGCAAGGACCTCAATTCCATCGACCTTGCCGCTGATTCCCTTGCCCGGCACCGCCTGAACAGCGGTGGGCAGCGTGAGCCTGACACCGCGCGACTGCGCCGCGGCAACAACGGCTCCCGCAATCGGGTGTTCCGAGCCCTGCTCCAGGGAGGCCGCCAGCCGCAGCACTTCGTCTTCCCGGCTTGGGACACGATCCGAAACCGCCGAGCTGGTTTCAGTCATGTCCCGCGCCGGTATCACGTCGGTGACTGACGGCCTGCCCCGGGTAATCGTCCCGGTCTTGTCGAGGATGACCGCCCGAACGTCCTTCAGTGTCTGGATCGCCTCTCCGGAGCGGAAGAGAATCCCGCGCTCCGCGCCCATGCCCGAACCGACCATCAGAGCGGTTGGCGTCGCCAGCCCCAGCGCGCAGGGGCAGGCAATCACCAGCACCGCGACTCCGGCGAAGAACGCCAGGGACACGACCGAGAGATTCGGGTTCACCCAGGGCAGGAAAGTGGAGGCCCACTCGAGCATCGGCTTGATTGTCGGCGTGAGGAGCATCCATACCGCGAACGTGGCCGCCGCAACCAGCAGCACTACTGGCACGAACTTCGCCGTCACCTTGTCGGCGAATGCCTGGATCGGGATCTTGGTGCCCTGGGCCTCCTCGACCAGCCTGATCACCTGGGAGAGGAACGTGTCGCTTCCGACGCGGGTCGCCGAGACCTTGATGAGCCCGTTGCCGTTCACGGTCGCGCCGATCACCTCGTCGCCGGGTTTCTTGTCGACCGGCAGCGACTCTCCGGTCGCCATTGACTCGTCGACGCTGCTCTCCCCTTCTACGATGCGACCGTCGGTGGGGATCTTCTCTCCGGGCCGAATGACCATCAGGCTGCCGGGCGTGAGCTGCGTTACCGGCACTTCCTTCTCGACGCCTTCGGCCAGCTGCAGCCGCGCCGTCCGCGCGCCGAGTGCGACGAGCTTCTTGATTGCCTGCGAAGCCCGGCCCTTGGCGCGGGTCTCGATGTAGCGGCCGGTAAGGAACACGGCCATCACCATCCCGCCGGCATCGGCAAAGCTCTTGATCGGCAGGCCGGCCAGCACGGCGACGCCCGAGCCCAGCGCCGCAGCCACTCCGAGCACGATGAGCACGTCCATCGAGGCCGAACCAGCCCTCACCGAGCCCCACGCCCCCCGCAGCGTGGTCCAGCCCGGCCCGAACAGCACCGCGGCACAGAAGGCAACGTCCAGCCAGACCATCCATGAGACGTGAAACAGGTGCAGGCTGTGCAGCAGCATCATCAGCATCGGGAAAAGGCCGAGAATCCATGCCCAGACCAGCCGGTTCGAGGCGTGACGGAGTTCGACTTCCGAGCGCTCTTCAGCATCCGCGGCCTGATGGATGATCTCGTACCCGACATCAACGACGGCCTTCTCCAGTGACGGCACCGGCGACACCTTGGGGTCGAACTCCACGATCGCCTTCTCGATGGCGAAGTTGACTGTGGCCGTCTTCACACCCGGCAACCGGGTTAGCGCCTTCTCCACGGTGGCCACGCAACTTGCGCAGGTCATGCCGCCGACCGAGAGAGTGATAGTCTCGATCCTTCCCAGTTCCGGCTTCTCAAGGATCGTTGGCTCCGGCAATGCGGAGTCGCCTTCCGCCATTGGCCCTTCGCCGTTCGCTTCGGTAGTCCTACCTTCTGCATTCTGACTTCTGACTTCTGACTTCGGTCGGGCAAGGAACCGCTCCGGCTCAGCTTGGAACCGCTTGAGGCAGTTGGGGTTGCAGAAGTAGTAGGTCGTTCCCTTGTAGTCCCACTTGCCCGCCTCGCTCCCCTCGCGCACGACCATTTTGCATACCGGGTCAATATGAGATTGACGATTGACGATTGTCGATTGTCGATTCTTCGGACTCTTGGTGTCTTCGTGTCTTTGTGGTGAAACTCGGGCAGTTGTGACTTCTGCCTTCTGGCTTTTGACCTCTGACTTCGGTTTGCCGCCAAGAAACTGTTCCGGGTCGGCCTGGAACCGCTTCAGGCAGCCCACGTTGCAGAAATAGTAGGTCGTTCCCTTGTAGTCCCACTTGCCAGCTTCCCGGCCCGCGATGACGTGCATCTTGCAGACCGGGTCGACGTGAGACCTCGCCAGTCCGCCGGATGCGGCATCTGGTTCCGCCGCCGGTTGCACGACGGGCATCTCCGTACCGACGTAGGACTCGGGGTTCTGCTGAAACTTGCGGGCGCAGACCTTGGAGCAGAAGAAGTACATTACGCCGTCGTAATCCCGCCGCGCCGCTTCCTGCCCCTCAATGACCTCCATCCTACAGACCGGGTCGGTGTGTACGTCCGCCATCTTGTCGCGCATCTTCTATTGGACGGATGCAGGCGCACTTCGGTGCATCATTCGTACAGCGACGAGATGCCCGGCTTGCGGCCTGCGCGTGCCCGGCGGACGACCGCC includes these proteins:
- a CDS encoding heavy metal translocating P-type ATPase encodes the protein MRDKMADVHTDPVCRMEVIEGQEAARRDYDGVMYFFCSKVCARKFQQNPESYVGTEMPVVQPAAEPDAASGGLARSHVDPVCKMHVIAGREAGKWDYKGTTYYFCNVGCLKRFQADPEQFLGGKPKSEVKSQKAEVTTARVSPQRHEDTKSPKNRQSTIVNRQSHIDPVCKMVVREGSEAGKWDYKGTTYYFCNPNCLKRFQAEPERFLARPKSEVRSQNAEGRTTEANGEGPMAEGDSALPEPTILEKPELGRIETITLSVGGMTCASCVATVEKALTRLPGVKTATVNFAIEKAIVEFDPKVSPVPSLEKAVVDVGYEIIHQAADAEERSEVELRHASNRLVWAWILGLFPMLMMLLHSLHLFHVSWMVWLDVAFCAAVLFGPGWTTLRGAWGSVRAGSASMDVLIVLGVAAALGSGVAVLAGLPIKSFADAGGMVMAVFLTGRYIETRAKGRASQAIKKLVALGARTARLQLAEGVEKEVPVTQLTPGSLMVIRPGEKIPTDGRIVEGESSVDESMATGESLPVDKKPGDEVIGATVNGNGLIKVSATRVGSDTFLSQVIRLVEEAQGTKIPIQAFADKVTAKFVPVVLLVAAATFAVWMLLTPTIKPMLEWASTFLPWVNPNLSVVSLAFFAGVAVLVIACPCALGLATPTALMVGSGMGAERGILFRSGEAIQTLKDVRAVILDKTGTITRGRPSVTDVIPARDMTETSSAVSDRVPSREDEVLRLAASLEQGSEHPIAGAVVAAAQSRGVRLTLPTAVQAVPGKGISGKVDGIEVLAGKELLLAECGVDCQTLEQAAAELRKRSRTALYVAAGGKPLGVIGVADTVKPDSAQAISELKALGITPIMLTGDNRETAAQIGAEAGIGRIVAEVLPAEKRRVVKELQQEFGSVAMVGDGINDAPALKAANVGIAIGTGTDVAIESSDVTLVRGSLTGVVAAIRLSRATFVKIRQNLFWAFFYNVVAIPIAMLGLLHPIMAEVAMALSSINVVTNSLRLRRTRL